Part of the ANME-2 cluster archaeon genome is shown below.
GGAATGAAGTTTAGGGGTGTCGAAACTGCAATGTCAGTATTCAATTCCCCTAATGAGCCATCTGAGATCACTGTAACTTTACTCCAATATGGTATTGAATCACCAATGGATCCTGAAGCTACATTTTCAGCATGATAACTTAATGTAATAGATGCTCCCGGCTGAAGATCAATAGGTGTTACTGCAGGAGCAGTTCCTAATGCATTATATAAAAGTGCATCATATGGATCCGCCGCCGCCGTCCCAATCATCCCTACCAATCCAAAAATCAGTAAGGCACT
Proteins encoded:
- a CDS encoding PEF-CTERM sorting domain-containing protein; amino-acid sequence: MIGTAAADPYDALLYNALGTAPAVTPIDLQPGASITLSYHAENVASGSIGDSIPYWSKVTVISDGSLGELNTDIAVSTPLNFIPTAATFTDVGVITVTNNGPIGAVYNVEIGASGGIVSFDTGSASRPINSIPEFPTVALPIAAIIGLMFIISSRKKEE